A window from Drosophila nasuta strain 15112-1781.00 chromosome 3, ASM2355853v1, whole genome shotgun sequence encodes these proteins:
- the LOC132789739 gene encoding diptericin A-like: protein MKFTIIALVCCFASCIVAYPNNPNPEQKLRWDPPQQRNDQQQNRFQLDGGVGHDKFGKDVHVSGQVPVWTSDNKRHEIDVAGHYGQHLGGPYGNSPPSWGAGAGYRFRF, encoded by the coding sequence ATGAAGTTCACAATCATTGCTTTGGTCTGCTGCTTTGCCAGCTGCATTGTGGCCTATCCCAACAATCCCAATCCGGAGCAGAAATTGCGCTGGGATCCGCCACAGCAACGCAATGATCAGCAGCAAAATCGCTTCCAACTGGATGGCGGCGTCGGTCATGATAAGTTTGGCAAGGACGTGCATGTGTCGGGACAAGTGCCCGTTTGGACTAGCGATAATAAACGCCATGAGATCGATGTTGCCGGACACTATGGACAACATTTGGGTGGTCCCTATGGCAATTCTCCACCTTCTTGGGGTGCTGGTGCTGGTTACCGATTCAGATTTTAA
- the LOC132790784 gene encoding juvenile hormone epoxide hydrolase 1, producing the protein MKCLTVFAVIVAIFGAIVGYGYLVFTDLTRPLPKPDYKDDTYWGRGDGKNYAPDEKIYDFVLDVPQAEIDDLRQQLNRTLKLAEPLDGIAFEYGFNAYALQQFVDYWRDKYLTKWDERQAYFNELKQYKTEIQGLNIHFIHERVEEEVAEKKQVVPLLLLHGWPGSVREFYDFIPMLRKETNISDYAFEVVAPSLVGFGWSDAATRPGFNAAEMATVMRNLMLRLGHKKFLVQGGDWGSIIGSNLATLYPDNVLGYHSNMCILSTPLSILKSIYINYYPEKVLITRMFYDHHVGIWDKYKQLIEESGYYHIQATKPDTIGAALDSSPVALAGYILEKFQTCTGPALNQDFGAMVTVYGLEAVLDNLMVYYLNSAATTAGRFYAENSAKAYRDLQLDRVQTPVPMGCARFRNDLPPASDWQLRDKFPNLKHSMYFQHGGHFAAMEMPSMLYNDFTTFVQKIGLNDE; encoded by the exons ATGAAGTGCCTGACAGTATTCGCTGTGATTGTGGCCATATTCGGAGCCATCGTCGGTTACGGTTATCTGGTCTTCACTGATCTGACACGTCCGCTGCCCAAGCCGGACTACAAAGACGACACCTATTGGGGTCGTGGAGATGGCAAGAACTATGCGCCTGATGAGAAAATCTACGATTTTGTGCTCGATGTGCCACAGGCAGAGATTGACGATCTGCGTCAGCAATTGAATCGCACTCTCAAGCTGGCCGAACCGCTGGATGGCATTGCTTTTGAGTATGGTTTCAATGCCTACGCGCTGCAACAGTTTGTGGATTACTGGCGCGACAAGTACCTGACCAAGTGGGATGAGCGTCAAGCGTATTTCAATGAATTGAAGCAGTACAAAACCGAAATTCAAGG CTTGAACATTCACTTTATCCACGAACGCGTCGAGGAGGAGGTGGCCGAAAAGAAGCAAGTggtgccactgctgctgctccatgGCTGGCCAGGCTCAGTGCGTGAATTCTACGATTTCATTCCAATGTTGCGCAAGGAGACTAACATCAGTGACTACGCCTTTGAGGTGGTTGCACCCTCCCTTGTCGGCTTCGGCTGGTCAGAT GCGGCGACACGTCCCGGCTTCAATGCAGCTGAAATGGCCACCGTGATGCGTAATCTGATGTTGCGATTAGGCCACAAGAAATTCTTGGTTCAAGGCGGAGACTGGGGCAGCATTATTGGCAGCAATCTGGCCACACTGTATCCCGACAATGTGCTGGGCTACCATTCCAATATGTGCATCCTGAGCACACCGCTGTCCATCCTCAAGAGCATATACATCAACTATTATCCGGAGAAAGTGCTCATCACTCGCATGTTCTATGATCATCACGTTGGCATTTGGGACAAGTACAAGCAACTGATCGAGGAGAGCGGTTATTACCACATACAAGCCACCAAACCGGACACCATTGGTGCTGCCCTCGACTCCAGCCCGGTTGCGTTAGCCGGCTACATACTCGAAAAGTTCCAGACCTGCACTGGTCCCGCTCTAAATCAGGACTTTGGTGCCATGGTCACGGTTTACGGATTGGAGGCAGTGCTTGACAATCTGATGGTATATTACCTGAACAGTGCGGCCACCACAGCTGGACGCTTCTATGCGGAGAATTCGGCCAAGGCCTATCGTGATCTGCAGTTAGATCGCGTACAGACCCCTGTGCCAATGGGCTGCGCCCGTTTCCGCAATGATCTGCCTCCGGCTTCGGACTGGCAATTGCGTGACAAGTTTCCCAATCTGAAGCACAGTATGTATTTCCAGCACGGCGGACACTTTGCCGCCATGGAAATGCCATCGATGTTGTACAATGATTTCACGACATTCGTGCAAAAGATCGGACTGAATGatgaataa
- the LOC132790047 gene encoding juvenile hormone epoxide hydrolase 1 produces MPSAGVTAVRILIGVLTAVVAVSIKNYRDLSAPGKRPDLDNNEYWGPKLKEPYKENKAVLPYDISVAPGLIADLKTQLDRPLNLQEPLEGIGFEYGFNSQELQKVVKYWRKSYLNKWNEREAYLKQFDHFQTEVQGLKIHFIHAKPSKAEGKKVLPLLLLHGWPGSVREFYDIIPLLTTGNDNSDYVFEVIAPSLPGYGWSQGASRTGLGAAQASVVLRNLMLRLGFNKFLIQGGDWGSIIGSNLASLFPENVLGYHSNMCGNNSPLGNIRLLLSSIVPSFYIDSQHAHFYKGVGHVFRSIMEEMGYAHIQATKPDTIGSALAQNPVGLAAYILEKFSTWTNEEYKTLKDGGLTKRFTYDQLLDNIMVYYVTNSITTSVRLYAETMNPTQMGLNIDSVHIHAPVGCAHFLHELMHVPDSVLANKFQNRIQTTHYNEGGHFPAFEVPQQLYDDFVTFVKKAFA; encoded by the exons atgcCATCTGCAGGCGTAACCGCAGTGCGTATTCTCATCGGTGTTTTGaccgctgttgttgccgtgAGCATCAAGAACTATCGCGATTTGTCGGCACCCGGCAAACGTCCTGATCTCGATAACAATGAGTATTGGGGACCTAAGCTCAAGGAGCCGTACAAGGAGAATAAAGCAGTGTTGCCCTATGACATAAGTGTTGCACCAGGG CTTATTGCCGATTTGAAGACGCAGCTGGATCGTCCGCTAAACTTGCAGGAACCGCTGGAGGGCATTGGCTTCGAGTATGGTTTCAATTCCCAGGAGCTGCAAAAGGTGGTGAAATACTGGCGCAAATCCTATCTGAACAAATGGAATGAGCGTGAAGCGTACCTCAAGCAGTTCGACCACTTCCAGACTGAAGTTCAAGG ctTAAAGATCCACTTTATCCATGCGAAACCAAGCAAGGCCGAGGGAAAGAAGGTTCTTCCTCTTCTGCTGCTCCACGGCTGGCCGGGATCAGTGCGCGAATTTTACGACATTATACCACTTCTGACCACCGGCAATGATAACAGCGATTATGTCTTCGAGGTGATTGCACCCAGCTTGCCCGGCTATGGCTGGTCTCAG GGCGCTTCGAGAACCGGTTTGGGAGCTGCTCAGGCCTCCGTGGTGCTGCGCAACCTGATGTTGCGTCTGGGCTTCAACAAGTTTTTGATTCAAGGCGGTGACTGGGGCAGCATTATTGGCAGCAACCTGGCTTCCCTCTTCCCGGAGAACGTGCTCGGCTATCACTCCAATATGTGCGGCAACAATAGTCCTCTCGGCAACATTCGATTGCTGCTGTCATCGATCGTGCCCAGCTTCTACATTGACAGTCAGCATGCTCACTTCTACAAGGGCGTGGGCCATGTCTTCAGAAGCATTATGGAGGAAATGGGCTATGCTCATATTCAAGCCACAAAGCCGGATACCATTGGCAGTGCTTTGGCCCAAAATCCTGTTGGCCTGGCTGCTTACATCCTCGAAAAGTTCTCGACCTGGACCAATGAGGAATACAAAACGCTGAAGGATGGCGGTCTGACCAAGCGCTTCACCTACGATCAATTGCTGGACAACATCATGGTCTACTACGTTACCAACTCGATCACCACTTCAGTGCGTCTCTATGCCGAAACAATGAATCCTACTCAAATGGGTTTGAACATCGATAGCGTGCACATTCATGCGCCTGTCGGATGTGCCCACTTCCTGCATGAATTGATGCATGTGCCGGACTCTGTACTGGCCAACAAGTTCCAGAATCGTATACAGACCACACACTATAACGAGGGCGGACATTTCCCAGCTTTTGAGGTACCCCAGCAGCTCTACGATGACTTTGTTACCTTTGTGAAGAAAGCCTTTGCCTAA
- the LOC132790046 gene encoding juvenile hormone epoxide hydrolase 1-like gives MSTITRLLVLLLAIGGALVYKQLNQLWGDLPVPTLDEQQWWGDEASPSDYATYLANTSEVINNRILYPETTIEDLRKQLNRTLRLTPPLEGVAFEYGFNSDYLKELVAYWRDDYLPRWREREVFLWQFNHFTTEIQGLRMHFLHLKVYDENKVGKQHYPVLLLHGWPGSVREFYDLIHLLHQSNLDPSNKYIFNVVVPSLPGYGWSQGTSRPGLGPAQAAVILRNLMLRLGYKKFFIQGGDWGSILGSHLATLYPDNVLGYHSNLCNNLSPKSQVKGLLAGILPSLFAPSGFEDFFFPRSKELKYLIEESGYFHLQATKPDTIGSALSDNPVGLAAYILEKFSTWTNATYRSLPDGGLTKRYTLDALFDNVMIYYLTNSITTSQRLYAEAYTNDQRELKLERVPTSVPTGCARFKGDIMQFLDWQLQDKFKNLIHSTYYRRGGHFAALEVPKVLYKDFIDFVKKVERKFNIKTL, from the exons ATGTCTACCATAACACGgctcttggtgttgttgctggccaTTGGCGGAGCTCTTGTATACAAGCAGCTGAATCAGCTGTGGGGAGATCTGCCCGTGCCCACTTTGGATGAACAGCAATGGTGGGGCGACGAGGCGTCTCCCAGTGATTATGCGACCTATTTGGCCAACACCTCCGAAGTGATTAACAATCGTATTTTGTACCCAGAGACG ACTATTGAGGATCTGAGGAAACAACTGAATCGCACACTACGTCTAACACCTCCTTTGGAGGGTGTGGCCTTTGAATATGGCTTCAACTCGGACTATCTGAAGGAACTGGTCGCCTATTGGCGTGACGACTACTTGCCGCGTTGGCGTGAACGTGAAGTATTCCTTTGGCAATTCAACCACTTCACCACGGAAATTCAGGG tcTACGCATGCACTTTCTACACCTGAAGGTCTACGACGAGAACAAGGTGGGCAAGCAGCACTATCCCGTGTTGTTGCTTCACGGCTGGCCCGGATCGGTGCGTGAGTTCTACGACCTTATTCACCTGCTTCATCAGTCCAATTTGGATCCCAGCAACAAGTACATTTTCAATGTGGTTGTGCCCAGTTTGCCTGGTTATGGTTGGTCACAG GGCACTTCTCGTCCTGGTTTGGGACCTGCTCAAGCAGCTGTTATTCTGCGCAATCTCATGTTGCGCTTGGGTTACAAAAAGTTCTTCATTCAGGGCGGCGATTGGGGATCCATATTGGGCTCCCACTTGGCCACACTTTACCCCGACAATGTGCTTGGTTACCACTCGAACTTGTGCAACAATCTGAGCCCCAAGTCTCAAGTGAAGGGTCTACTCGCCGGAATATTGCCAAGTCTTTTTGCGCCCAGCGGCTTTGAGGATTTCTTTTTCCCCCGATCGAAGGAACTAAAGTACTTGATCGAGGAGAGCGGCTACTTCCATCTGCAGGCCACCAAGCCAGACACCATTGGCTCCGCTTTAAGCGATAATCCTGTGGGTCTCGCTGCCTACATTCTCGAAAAGTTCTCCACTTGGACAAATGCCACATATCGCTCTCTTCCCGACGGTGGTCTTACCAAGCGCTACACTTTGGATGCCCTCTTCGACAATGTCATGATTTACTATCTGACCAACTCGATCACCACATCGCAGCGTCTCTACGCTGAGGCCTACACCAATGATCAGCGTGAACTGAAGCTGGAACGTGTGCCGACGTCTGTTCCCACTGGCTGTGCTCGTTTTAAGGGCGACATCATGCAGTTCTTGGATTGGCAGTTGCAAGACAAGTTTAAGAACCTAATCCATAGCACCTACTACAGAAGAGGTGGTCACTTTGCCGCCCTTGAGGTGCCCAAGGTGCTGTACAAGGATTTCATAGACTTTGTTAAGAAAGTTGAACGCAAGTTTAACATTAAAACTTTGTAA
- the LOC132793486 gene encoding coiled-coil domain-containing protein 130 homolog has translation MGERKGQNKYYPPDYDPKKGGLNKFRGTHALRERARKIHLGIIIIRFEMPYNIWCDGCKNHIGMGVRYNAEKTKVGMYYTTPIYKFRMKCHLCDNHFEIQTDPGNLDYVILSGARRQENRWDPLQNEQVVPETKEVQKRLFDDAMYKLEHQAKDAQAAADAKPVLQKLVERNQSVWDDNYVANYRLRAEFRQQKKEIKGQQELDRQLLAKSSLDIALLPETAQDREMAALMKLQTKSAIERESEQRLELLMRPALPGATTTTFGGLKRQKALSTQLQLQDLGIKRKPLSTSTMTQPAPSAKTLEKPTSLVGDYADSSCSSDDSNAAPND, from the coding sequence atGGGTGAAAGAAAAGgacaaaacaaatactatCCGCCCGACTATGACCCCAAGAAGGGCGGACTTAACAAATTCCGCGGCACCCATGCGCTGCGAGAGCGTGCCCGCAAAATCCATCtgggcatcatcatcatccgcTTCGAGATGCCCTATAACATTTGGTGCGATGGCTGCAAGAATCACATTGGCATGGGAGTGCGCTACAATGCAGAGAAGACCAAAGTGGGCATGTACTACACCACCCCCATTTATAAGTTTCGCATGAAATGCCATCTGTGCGACAATCATTTTGAGATACAAACGGATCCTGGCAATCTCGACTATGTGATTCTCTCGGGCGCCCGACGGCAGGAGAATCGCTGGGATCCGCTGCAGAACGAGCAGGTGGTGCCTGAGACCAAGGAGGTGCAGAAGCGTCTCTTCGACGATGCTATGTATAAGCTAGAGCATCAGGCCAAAGATGCCCAGGCAGCTGCAGACGCCAAGCCCGTGCTGCAAAAGCTCGTGGAGCGCAACCAAAGTGTCTGGGATGATAACTATGTGGCTAACTATCGCCTACGTGCAGAGTTTCGACAACAGAAGAAGGAGATCAAGGGTCAACAGGAACTGGACCGGCAGCTGCTCGCAAAGAGCAGTTTGGATATTGCCTTGTTGCCAGAGACTGCGCAAGATCGAGAAATGGCTGCTCTAATGAAGCTGCAAACGAAATCCGCCATTGAACGCGAGTCTGAGCAGCGGCTGGAGCTGCTTATGCGGCCAGCATTGCCAGGAGCAACGACGACAACCTTTGGTGGTTTAAAGCGGCAAAAAGCGCTCAGcacacagctgcagctgcaggaTTTGGGCATCAAGCGAAAGCCGCTATCGACATCGACGATGACGCAACCAGCGCCGAGTGCGAAGACATTAGAGAAACCCACAAGTCTGGTGGGCGACTATGCAGATTCCAGTTGCAGTTCTGACGACAGCAACGCAGCCCCAaatgattaa
- the LOC132792643 gene encoding diptericin-A-like, with protein sequence MKVCFSLMFLGCLVACGLAYPSPLTAIDEVPSHLDTDADLLTLEPDWEAMPQDNLQRVRRQLNVQGGGSPRQGFDLSINGRAPVWQSNNGRHSLDATGQYSQHLGGPYGNSRPNWGAGAQYTFRF encoded by the exons ATGAAAGTTTGTTTCAGTCTAATGTTCCTTGGCTGCTTGGTCGCCTGTGGCTTGGCCTATCCCAGTCCATTGACTGCAATTGATGAAGTGCCCTCGCACCTGGATACGGATGCAGATTTG TTGACTTTGGAACCCGATTGGGAGGCAATGCCGCAGGACAACTTGCAACGTGTGCGGCGCCAGTTGAATGTGCAGGGAGGTGGCAGTCCTCGACAGGGCTTCGACTTGAGCATCAATGGACGTGCCCCAGTGTGGCAGAGTAACAATGGCCGGCACTCTCTCGACGCTACCGGACAGTATTCACAGCATTTGGGCGGACCCTATGGCAACAGTCGACCCAATTGGGGGGCGGGTGCACAGTACACATTCCGCTTCTAG
- the LOC132793485 gene encoding juvenile hormone epoxide hydrolase 2-like — protein sequence MSSITRILLILLAIGGGLVYNQLQQLWGDVPPPTLDAQQWWGKDASPKDYDVYLASTSKVLESRLVYPKSTINELRQQLNRTLRLTPPLNGVGFRYGFNSDYLRELVAYWRDDYLQRWREREEFLWQFNHFTTEIQGLSTHFLHLKVKDEDKVGKQHYALLLLHGWPGSVREFYEFSHLLHQTKLDPTNKYIFDVIVPSLPGYGWSQGSARTGLGPAQMTVILHNLMLRLGYNKFFIHGGDVGTIVGSHMATLYPENVLGFHSNMCTNLSPKSQVKAWLANLWPSLFVSKELEDFFFPKAKEASFMIEESGYFHLQATKPDTIGSALNNNPVGLAAYILEKFSTWTNASYRALPDGGLTQRYTLDALFDNVMIYYLTNSITTSQRLYAESYSNAQRALNLERVPTAVPTGCARFKGDLMQFLDIQLQDKFKNLIHSTYYRRGGHFAALEVPKVLYDDFIEFVKKVERKFNIKTL from the exons ATGTCTTCAATAACACGCATCTTGCTAATTTTACTGGCCATAGGCGGTGGTTTGGTGTATAACCAGCTGCAACAACTGTGGGGCGATGTGCCACCTCCCACTTTGGATGCCCAGCAATGGTGGGGAAAGGATGCTTCGCCCAAGGACTACGACGTCTATTTAGCGAGCACTTCGAAGGTGCTCGAGAGTCGTCTAGTGTACCCAAAATCC ACCATAAATGAATTGAGGCAGCAACTTAATCGCACTCTACGCCTGACGCCTCCTCTAAACGGTGTAGGGTTTCGATATGGCTTCAACTCGGACTATCTGAGAGAATTGGTCGCCTATTGGCGGGATGATTACTTGCAGCGTTGGCGTGAACGTGAAGAATTCCTTTGGCAATTCAATCACTTTACCACGGAAATTCAGGG tcTGAGCACGCACTTCCTGCATCTGAAGGTCAAGGATGAGGACAAGGTGGGCAAGCAGCATTATGCATTACTATTGCTTCATGGCTGGCCAGGATCAGTGCGTGAGTTCTACGAGTTTAGTCACTTGCTGCATCAAACTAAATTGGATCcgacaaacaaatatattttcgatGTGATTGTACCCAGTTTGCCAGGCTACGGTTGGTCTCAG GGATCTGCTCGTACAGGCCTAGGCCCAGCTCAGATGACCGTCATTCTGCATAATCTGATGTTGCGCTTGGGCTACAATAAGTTCTTCATACATGGCGGCGATGTGGGCACTATTGTGGGCTCACACATGGCCACACTTTATCCAGAAAATGTGCTGGGCTTTCATTCCAACATGTGCACTAATCTGAGCCCTAAGTCTCAGGTGAAAGCCTGGTTGGCCAATCTGTGGCCAAGTTTGTTTGTATCCAAGGAACTTGAGGATTTCTTCTTTCCGAAAGCGAAGGAAGCTAGCTTCATGATTGAGGAGAGCGGTTACTTCCATTTGCAGGCCACCAAACCAGACACCATTGGCTCAGCTCTAAACAATAATCCTGTGGGTCTGGCGGCCTACATTCTGGAAAAGTTCTCCACTTGGACAAATGCCAGCTATCGAGCTCTTCCTGATGGCGGTCTGACACAACGTTACACTCTGGACGCCCTGTTCGACAATGTGATGATTTACTATCTGACCAATTCAATCACCACATCGCAGCGCCTCTACGCAGAGTCATACTCCAATGCGCAGCGTGCACTGAATCTGGAACGGGTGCCGACAGCTGTTCCAACCGGATGTGCTCGGTTTAAGGGCGATTTAATGCAGTTCCTGGATATACAACTGCAGGACAAATTTAAGAACCTAATCCACAGCACCTACTACAGGAGAGGTGGTCACTTCGCAGCTCTAGAAGTGCCCAAGGTTCTATATGATGATTTTATCGAGTTTGTTAAAAAAGTCGAACgtaaatttaacattaaaacATTGTAA
- the LOC132793487 gene encoding microtubule-associated protein RP/EB family member 2 produces MTDLKPTVALTSVNSENMSRHQMLDWVNRMVNGQFRKVEELSSGVAYCQMMEMIFPNCINLKRVKMMAKLEHESFHNMKLFQGALTRLKLDKTIPVDRLIKGRFQDNFEFLQWFKKFFDSQAPGMENIKSAANVAQQPKPIKAGGYHAASTAKDECAKENLQAVMEELDQKTQEVMETRDRAYEKLRQIEILLTETIQNNQHVAFCNRICEVLYKLTDDEQQKQEENAEDEEQKEEVQLEQRQEQEDDINMGMY; encoded by the exons ATGACGGACTTAAAACCAACTGTTGCACTGACCAGTGTCAATTCCGAGAATATGTCGCGCCATCAAATGCTGGATTGGGTCAATCGAATGGTCAATGGGCAGTTCAGAAAGGTTGAGGAGCTGAGCTCTG GTGTCGCTTATTGCCAAATGATGGAGATGATCTTTCCCAATTGCATCAATTTGAAGCGCGTCAAAATGATGGCCAAACTGGAGCATGAATCCTTTCACAACATGAAGCTCTTCCAGGGCGCATTAACACGCCTAAAATTAGACAAAACCATTCCTGTGGATCGTCTGATCAAGGGTCGTTTCCAGGACAACTTCGAGTTCTTGCAATGGTTCAAAAAGTTCTTCGATTCCCAAGCGCCGGGaatggaaaatattaaatcagcAGCCAATGTTGCCCAGCAGCCAAAGCCCATCAAGGCAGGGGGCTACCACGCTGCCAGCACGGCCAAAGATGAGTGTGCTAAGGAGAATCTTCAGGCCGTCATGGAAGAGCTTGACCAAAAGACACAGGAGGTGATGGAGACGCGGGATCGAGCGTACGAAAAGTTGCGTCAAATCGAAATTTTGTTGACGGAGACCATACAAAATAACCAGCATGTGGCATTCTGTAATCGCATTTGCGAGGTGCTCTACAAGCTGACAGATGATGAACAGCAGAAGCAGGAAGAGAATGCAGAGGATGAGGAGCAGAAGGAGGAGGTACAACTTGAACAGCGGCAGGAGCAAGAGGATGATATAAATATGGGAATGTATTAA